In the genome of Meles meles chromosome 4, mMelMel3.1 paternal haplotype, whole genome shotgun sequence, one region contains:
- the NAA50 gene encoding N-alpha-acetyltransferase 50 isoform X2, translating into MKGRIELGDVTPHNIKQLKRLNQVIFPVSYNDKFYKDVLEVGELAKLAYFNDIAVGAVCCRVDHSQNQKRLYIMTLGCLAPYRRLGIGTKMLNHVLNICEKDGTFDNIYLHVQISNESAIDFYRKFGFEIIETKKNYYKRIEPADAHVLQKNLKVPSGQNADVQKTDN; encoded by the exons ATGAAAGG CCGGATCGAGCTGGGAGATGTGACACCACACAATATTAAACAGTTGAAGAGACTAAACCAGGTCATCTTTCCAGTCAGCTACAATGACAAGTTCTACAAGGATGTGCTGGAGGTTGGCGAGCTAGCAAAACTTG CCTATTTCAATGATATTGCAGTAGGTGCAGTATGCTGTAGGGTGGATCATTcacagaatcagaagagactttACATCATGACATTAGGATGTCTGGCACCATACCGAAGGCTAGGAATAG GAACTAAAATGTTAAATCATGTCTTAAACATCTGTGAAAAAGATGGCACTTTTGACAACATCTATCT GCATGTCCAGATCAGCAATGAATCAGCAATTGACTTCTACAGGAAGTTTGGCTTTGAGATTATTGAGACAAAGAAGAACTACTATAAGAGGATAGAGCCCGCAGATGCTCATGTGTTGCAGAAAAACCTCAAAGTCCCTTCTGGCCAGAATGCAGATGTGCAAAAGACAGACAACTGA
- the NAA50 gene encoding N-alpha-acetyltransferase 50 isoform X1, with the protein MKGSRIELGDVTPHNIKQLKRLNQVIFPVSYNDKFYKDVLEVGELAKLAYFNDIAVGAVCCRVDHSQNQKRLYIMTLGCLAPYRRLGIGTKMLNHVLNICEKDGTFDNIYLHVQISNESAIDFYRKFGFEIIETKKNYYKRIEPADAHVLQKNLKVPSGQNADVQKTDN; encoded by the exons ATGAAAGG TAGCCGGATCGAGCTGGGAGATGTGACACCACACAATATTAAACAGTTGAAGAGACTAAACCAGGTCATCTTTCCAGTCAGCTACAATGACAAGTTCTACAAGGATGTGCTGGAGGTTGGCGAGCTAGCAAAACTTG CCTATTTCAATGATATTGCAGTAGGTGCAGTATGCTGTAGGGTGGATCATTcacagaatcagaagagactttACATCATGACATTAGGATGTCTGGCACCATACCGAAGGCTAGGAATAG GAACTAAAATGTTAAATCATGTCTTAAACATCTGTGAAAAAGATGGCACTTTTGACAACATCTATCT GCATGTCCAGATCAGCAATGAATCAGCAATTGACTTCTACAGGAAGTTTGGCTTTGAGATTATTGAGACAAAGAAGAACTACTATAAGAGGATAGAGCCCGCAGATGCTCATGTGTTGCAGAAAAACCTCAAAGTCCCTTCTGGCCAGAATGCAGATGTGCAAAAGACAGACAACTGA